In the Aquimarina spinulae genome, CAGTATCTATTTTTTCTGAAAGCCAAAATGTTTTAGTTGCTATCAACTCAATAGCATTAGTATTAAAAAATAGAGCAGCATATTCTCCTTTTTGGTTACCATCTTCTCTACCAACACCAACAAAACTGTAATTTGTTAACAGGGTGTCTACATATTTTACCTGATCGTTTAACCCTTCCTGAATTCCTAAAATATCGGGAGTGTAATATTGTATCATCTGTACTACGTCTAGTTTTCTATTCTCCCACCAGTTTTCGTTATCATTAGGATTGTTATATCTTATATTATAAGACATTATAGATTTTTGAGCACTAAGGTTCAAAGTAACTAATACGAATAGAGCGATCAGCTTTATATTTTTTAGCATTTTTTGTTTTATTATCATTAACGAAAATCTATATATTTAGTTTGATTACTTAAAAATAATACTTTTTAAAAGCTTCGATCCCAGCATAGTCTGTCAATCCCAGTGCATGATATTTCTTTGCGGTATCTTTATTACGTTCTTCTGCTCTTACCCAAAATTCTCTGGTATCATCTCCTTGAAACATTACATTATCTTTTTGAGATTGATGAAAAAATATTGCTTTTCGTTTTTTAAGCACCTCATCAGGACTTAGAGGAACAGCCATTTCGATATCATGGATATCCCATTCTTGCCATGCACCACGATATAACCATACCCAACAATCTTTCATAAACTCCTCTTCCTTACTATTTTCTATTACTTCAAACAATATATCCAAACAGACTTTATGGGTACCATGAGGGTCTGCCAAATCTCCTGCGGCATATATTTGATGCGGTTTTATATCTCGTATTAACTTGGTAAGAATGGTTATATCTTTCTTATCATAAGGCTTCTTTTTTACCGTTCCGGTTTCATAGAATGGTAAATCCAAAAAACTCACATGAGTATCAGGTAACCCAAAAAAACGAGTCGCTCCTAATGATTCTACTCTTCTTATAAGCCCTTTAAGGGTTCTAATCGCTATAGCATCAATAGCATTCTCCTTTTTCTTTTTAAGTTCGGTAATGATAGCATCAATATTTACACTTCCTACATTTTCTAATGACATACTTTTAGCAACCTCTGCATATTTAATGGCTTCTTCGTCAGATACTGCTATATTCCCCGAGGTTTGATACGCTACATGTACCTCATGTTTTTGTTCGATCAAGCGAAGAAAAGTACCTCCCATTGATATTACATCATCATCTGGGTGAGGGCTAAGAATCAAAACTCTTTTTTTATGAGGTGTATTACGTTCTGGCCGGTAAGTGTCATCTGCATTTGGCTTACCACCTGGCCATCCAGTAATGGTAGATTGTAGTTTATTAAACATATCGATATTAAGATCATAGGCTGATCCTTTTTCTGCTAACAATCCAGACATTCCGTTGTCATTATAATCTTTATCGGTAAGTTTCAGTATTGGTTTTTGTACTTTCTGACTTAACCAGGCGATTGACTTATTTTTGATTTTTTCATCCCATATACAAGATTCTACTAACCAGGGAGTTTTAATTCTGGTTAATTCTCCTGCTGCTTCCTGATCCAATACAAAAGTGGTATTTTTATGTTCTTGTAGGTACGATGCAGGAATATCAGATTTTACGGCTCCTTCTATTGCTTCTTTTACAACAGGTGCTTTTTTATGCCCAAAGGCCATGATCACTATTCGCTTAGCTTTCTTTATGGTTCCTATTCCCATGGTAATCGCTCTTTTTGGGACGTTTTCTACGCCAAAAAAAGCTTCAGCAGCATCAGATCGGGTGATGTGATTTAATGTGATAATTCGTGTTCCTGAATTTGGATGCGAACCAGGTTCATTAAATCCAATATGCCCCGTTCTTCCGATTCCTAATAACTGAAAATCTAAACCTCCAACAGCATTTATTTTCAACTCATAATCTATACAATATTGATGAAGATCTTTTTGTGACACCATACCATCTGGTATATGGATATTTTCTGGCAAAATATCTATATGATTAAATAGGTGTTCATGCATAAAGTAATGATAGCTTTGCACATCTGTTCTTTCCATAGGGTAGTATTCATCCAAATTGAATACGATAACATTAGCAAAGCTTAGATTGTCTTCTTTATGAAGTCGAACTAATTCTTCGTAAACCTTAATAGGAGATGAACCTGTAGCTAGTCCTAAAACACAATAGTTCTCTTTTGCTTGTTTTTCTTTTATTAATGCAGCTATTTCCTGAGCAATTACTATAGATGCATAATCTGAGTTTTTGAATATAACATTGTGAATTTTTTCAAACTTGGTGTTTTCATAAATTCCGGCTTCCTTATAACTAATATCTTTAACCCTCTTTAATTCAACTTTAGTAATCATAATCCTTTTAAATTGTTATTAGATTTCATGATAAAAATAACGTATTTACTCTTCTTCAACTTTATTATCACTAATAGTTTGTGTAATGAAATCTATTTGTATTAATTTTTAAATTGCTTAATATCTCTAAAATGTACTGTTATAACTATACACCGATGCTTTATTATCGTTATAACTCTTTAAAAAAATCATTATCTATTAATCTGGCTGCACCTATTAGAGCTGCGTTCTCTCTAAGTGTGCTTTTATAAATCGGTATGGTAATATTTAATTTATTAAGTGTTTGGATTAAGCTTTCTATAAAAAACGTCCAGGCGTTACTAATATTACCTCCAATTACTATAGCTTCTGCCTCAAAATCTCGTAGCCAGGGAGCTAGAAAAGTTGCTAAATTCTCTGAGAATTCTTTAAAAATCTGTACGGTTACTGTATTATCTTTTTCAAATCTAATAAGTTCTTTTACTCCACTTATTTCTTTATTGGTAATTTCTTTATAACGTTTTTGAAACCATACAGTAGAAAAATTAGTATCTGCTATGTCGTTTCCGAATGGTAAATGATACAACTCTCCGTATAACGGAACTCCTTTCCCTTCTAATGTAGGAATTCCTTTTTCTAAAAAAGTAGCTCCCAGACCTGTTCCTAAAGTAATTGCAATAGTTTTATTAAAAGAAATCAACTCTCCTACCCAAGCCTCTCCTATTCCGAAACAGGCTGCATCATTATAAAACCGAACAGAAACAGAGGGTTTTAAATTTAATTTTTTGATAATATGATCTTTAAGATTAAGATTACTTAGCTTCTGAAATTTATTTTCTCCTTCGCCAGGAAAAACTCCTTTCTCATAATCAAAAGGGCCTGGCATAGCTATACCTATTCCTTTTAATTTTTGATTTCCTAAATTATCTATTGCCATTTCTATAACACCAATCCAACTATCTAATAT is a window encoding:
- the nagB gene encoding glucosamine-6-phosphate deaminase; this encodes MITKVELKRVKDISYKEAGIYENTKFEKIHNVIFKNSDYASIVIAQEIAALIKEKQAKENYCVLGLATGSSPIKVYEELVRLHKEDNLSFANVIVFNLDEYYPMERTDVQSYHYFMHEHLFNHIDILPENIHIPDGMVSQKDLHQYCIDYELKINAVGGLDFQLLGIGRTGHIGFNEPGSHPNSGTRIITLNHITRSDAAEAFFGVENVPKRAITMGIGTIKKAKRIVIMAFGHKKAPVVKEAIEGAVKSDIPASYLQEHKNTTFVLDQEAAGELTRIKTPWLVESCIWDEKIKNKSIAWLSQKVQKPILKLTDKDYNDNGMSGLLAEKGSAYDLNIDMFNKLQSTITGWPGGKPNADDTYRPERNTPHKKRVLILSPHPDDDVISMGGTFLRLIEQKHEVHVAYQTSGNIAVSDEEAIKYAEVAKSMSLENVGSVNIDAIITELKKKKENAIDAIAIRTLKGLIRRVESLGATRFFGLPDTHVSFLDLPFYETGTVKKKPYDKKDITILTKLIRDIKPHQIYAAGDLADPHGTHKVCLDILFEVIENSKEEEFMKDCWVWLYRGAWQEWDIHDIEMAVPLSPDEVLKKRKAIFFHQSQKDNVMFQGDDTREFWVRAEERNKDTAKKYHALGLTDYAGIEAFKKYYF
- a CDS encoding ROK family protein — translated: MVLGVDIGGSHISVAIIDENVPNQVQNIYTMKISNTSDSDLILDSWIGVIEMAIDNLGNQKLKGIGIAMPGPFDYEKGVFPGEGENKFQKLSNLNLKDHIIKKLNLKPSVSVRFYNDAACFGIGEAWVGELISFNKTIAITLGTGLGATFLEKGIPTLEGKGVPLYGELYHLPFGNDIADTNFSTVWFQKRYKEITNKEISGVKELIRFEKDNTVTVQIFKEFSENLATFLAPWLRDFEAEAIVIGGNISNAWTFFIESLIQTLNKLNITIPIYKSTLRENAALIGAARLIDNDFFKEL